One genomic window of Geoanaerobacter pelophilus includes the following:
- the thiS gene encoding sulfur carrier protein ThiS, whose translation MKLTVNGELQETGCLTVNELLAGLGIDPRQVAVELNLEILPKDMYQTMNLNDGDRIEIVHFVGGG comes from the coding sequence ATGAAACTTACCGTAAACGGGGAGTTGCAGGAGACAGGCTGCCTAACCGTCAATGAGCTGTTAGCCGGCCTGGGGATCGATCCGAGACAGGTTGCGGTTGAACTGAATCTGGAAATACTCCCCAAGGACATGTATCAGACAATGAATCTAAATGACGGCGACCGGATAGAAATCGTCCATTTCGTCGGTGGAGGTTGA
- a CDS encoding thiazole synthase, with protein MSINNDALVIAGRTFNSRLLAGTGKFSSNAAMVAAMEHSGCEIVTVALRRVDIDNPEDSILSHIDRSKYLLLPNTSGARDAEEAVRLARLSRAAGCEPWVKLEVTPDPYYLLPDPIETLKAAEILVKEGFTVLPYINADPVLAKRLQEIGTATVMPLGAPIGTNRGIRTRDQIAIIIEQAIVPVVVDAGLGAPSHAAEAMEMGADAVLVNTALAVTPNPGLMAAAFRKGVAAGREAYLAGLGEQRDRAEASSPLTGFLG; from the coding sequence ATGAGCATCAACAATGATGCACTGGTGATTGCCGGTCGCACCTTTAACTCCCGCCTGTTGGCAGGTACCGGGAAGTTTTCTTCCAATGCGGCAATGGTAGCGGCAATGGAACATTCCGGTTGTGAAATCGTCACGGTTGCCTTGCGCAGGGTCGATATTGACAACCCTGAAGACAGTATCCTCTCGCATATCGACCGCAGCAAGTACCTGCTGCTGCCGAACACCAGCGGCGCCCGCGACGCGGAAGAGGCTGTCAGGCTTGCCCGGCTGTCACGTGCGGCAGGGTGCGAGCCGTGGGTCAAGCTGGAAGTAACTCCTGATCCCTATTACCTGCTGCCGGACCCGATAGAAACCCTCAAGGCTGCGGAGATCCTGGTCAAAGAAGGGTTTACCGTCCTGCCTTACATCAATGCCGACCCGGTGCTGGCCAAGCGGTTGCAGGAGATCGGGACAGCGACGGTAATGCCCCTTGGCGCCCCAATCGGCACCAATCGCGGCATCAGGACCCGTGACCAGATAGCAATCATCATCGAACAGGCAATCGTCCCGGTTGTTGTCGATGCCGGGCTTGGCGCGCCGTCGCATGCCGCCGAGGCGATGGAGATGGGTGCGGATGCCGTCCTTGTCAATACGGCACTGGCAGTAACCCCCAATCCCGGCCTCATGGCCGCCGCGTTCCGCAAAGGGGTTGCAGCCGGGCGAGAGGCTTATCTCGCCGGTCTCGGCGAACAGAGAGATCGAGCCGAGGCTTCCAGTCCGCTGACCGGCTTTTTAGGTTGA
- the thiH gene encoding 2-iminoacetate synthase ThiH — protein sequence MSFLDEIQKYAPEELLSRIEAKSGSDVERALLSERLRIDDFMALLSPAAAPFIEQMAVKAHKVTRQRFGNNILLYAPLYLSNLCTNGCLYCGFNAANKVARQTLTFDEVEREARVLHERGFRHILLVTGEAPKAVDNEYLAEAAQRIRHLFSSIAIEVYPMDEAGYSRMVEAGVDGLTIYQETYDQKLYAEMHPFGRKRDYAFRLLAPERGGAAGLRRIGIGALLGLGHFRVEGFYTGLHALYLSRHFWRSHLSVSFPRMRPAEGGFSPLNPVSDREFVQLICALRLLLPDAGLVMSTRESATLRDNLLPLGITQMSAGSCTSPGGYAGEEESTRQFNIDDDRTAEEVEQMIRSKGYEAVWKDWDRAFLDKSAPYSDCDVAL from the coding sequence ATGAGCTTTCTTGATGAAATTCAAAAATACGCGCCGGAAGAGTTACTGTCCCGCATTGAAGCTAAATCGGGTTCAGATGTAGAACGCGCCCTGCTCTCGGAGCGGTTGCGCATTGATGACTTCATGGCCCTGCTCTCTCCGGCCGCGGCACCGTTCATTGAACAGATGGCCGTCAAGGCCCACAAGGTTACCAGACAGCGGTTTGGCAACAATATCCTGCTCTATGCCCCACTCTATCTCTCCAACCTCTGCACCAACGGCTGCCTTTACTGCGGCTTCAATGCCGCCAACAAGGTTGCCCGGCAGACGCTGACTTTCGATGAAGTCGAGAGAGAGGCGCGGGTTCTCCACGAGCGAGGATTCCGCCATATCCTGCTGGTTACCGGCGAAGCCCCCAAGGCGGTAGACAACGAATACCTCGCCGAGGCTGCGCAACGCATCCGCCACCTCTTCAGTTCAATCGCCATCGAGGTCTACCCGATGGACGAAGCCGGCTACAGCCGGATGGTCGAAGCCGGAGTGGATGGTTTGACTATCTACCAGGAGACCTACGACCAGAAACTGTATGCAGAAATGCACCCTTTCGGCAGAAAACGGGACTATGCGTTTCGCCTGCTGGCCCCGGAAAGAGGCGGCGCTGCCGGACTGCGGCGCATCGGCATTGGCGCTCTCCTCGGCCTGGGTCATTTCAGGGTGGAAGGTTTTTATACCGGCCTGCATGCCCTGTATCTGTCCCGGCATTTCTGGCGCAGCCACTTGAGTGTCTCTTTCCCCCGGATGCGCCCGGCCGAAGGGGGATTCTCCCCGCTGAACCCGGTTTCCGATCGCGAGTTCGTGCAGCTTATCTGCGCGCTCCGTCTGTTGCTGCCCGACGCCGGACTGGTGATGTCTACCCGTGAAAGTGCGACCCTCCGCGACAATCTGCTACCGCTCGGGATAACCCAGATGAGCGCCGGTTCCTGCACCTCGCCGGGTGGCTATGCCGGAGAAGAAGAGAGCACCCGCCAGTTCAACATCGACGATGATCGAACCGCCGAAGAGGTAGAGCAGATGATCCGCAGCAAGGGGTATGAGGCGGTCTGGAAGGACTGGGACCGGGCCTTTCTCGACAAGTCAGCCCCGTATTCAGACTGTGACGTTGCGCTCTGA
- the thiE gene encoding thiamine phosphate synthase: MMPVDFDLYLITDCSQAKSGNLIETVEAALHGGVRAIQLREKNLSSHELYQLAREFRSLTSRFKARLFINDRIDIALAVDADGVHLGENSIPTAAARDLLGKDKLIGVSCHSLERAVTAEASGGDFITFGPVFFTPSKACYGDPVGLVRLAETVAGLTIPVFGLGGVTSGNLQQVLDSGAHGIALISAIIAAEQPQQAAEGVLSTLRRIKTTLQS, translated from the coding sequence ATCATGCCCGTTGATTTCGATCTTTACCTGATAACGGACTGTTCCCAGGCCAAAAGCGGTAACCTGATTGAAACGGTGGAGGCGGCGCTTCATGGCGGCGTCAGGGCGATCCAGCTCAGGGAAAAGAACTTATCGAGCCACGAGCTTTACCAACTGGCACGTGAGTTTCGCTCGTTGACCTCACGCTTCAAGGCCCGCCTGTTCATCAATGACAGGATAGATATTGCGCTGGCGGTTGACGCCGACGGGGTCCATCTCGGCGAAAACAGCATTCCGACAGCAGCCGCCCGCGATCTGCTGGGCAAGGACAAACTCATCGGCGTGTCGTGCCACTCCCTGGAACGTGCCGTAACGGCTGAAGCTTCAGGTGGGGACTTCATCACCTTTGGGCCGGTGTTCTTCACGCCATCCAAAGCGTGCTATGGTGACCCGGTAGGGCTGGTCAGGCTGGCAGAAACAGTTGCCGGGCTAACTATCCCGGTGTTCGGCCTTGGAGGGGTAACCAGCGGTAATCTCCAGCAAGTCCTCGATAGCGGCGCTCACGGAATTGCCCTCATATCCGCCATAATCGCCGCCGAACAACCGCAACAAGCAGCAGAAGGCGTTCTGTCGACACTGAGACGAATCAAG